The following is a genomic window from Bacteroidota bacterium.
GCTTCACTACACTCAGGAAATCAGCACCGGAACGGTCCATTTTATTAACGAAACCTATCCGTGTAACATTGTAGTTATTGGCCAGGCGCCAGTTCGTCTCTGACTGAGGCTCAACACCATCAACTGCAGAGAACAAAAACACAAGACCATCAAGAATACGTAAAGACCGGTTCACTTCAACTGTAAAATCAACGTGACCGGGAGTGTCAATAATATTTACTTTGTATTTGTTATTGCGATAATTCCAGAAACATGTAGTTGCGGCTGATGTAATCGTAATACCGCGCTCCTGCTCCTGAACCATCCAGTCCATTGTTGCAGCTCCATCGTGCACTTCACCGATCTTATGGTTAACACCGGTGTAATACAGGATACGCTCTGTACAGGTGGTTTTACCTGCGTCAATGTGAGCAGCAATCCCAATATTCCTTGTATATCTTAAATCGCTCATACTTTATTTGTTGTTGGTTGTTAGTTGTCAGTTTCAACTATCAACTCCTATTTTTTTTATTAAAACCTGAAATGGGAGAACGCTTTATTAGCTTCTGCCATTTTGTGCACATCTTCCTTTTTCTTGAATGCAGCACCCTCTTCTTTAGCGGCAGAAATAATTTCGCCCGCTAATTTATTTTCCATGGATTTTTCGTTACGCTTACGCGAATAATCGATCAACCACTTCATTGCCATTGATAATCGTCTTTCAGGACGAATCTCAGTTGGGATCTGAAACGTAGCACCGCCAACCCTGCGGCTGCGAACCTCTACAGAAGGAGTAACGTTTGTCAACGCCTTTTTCCATGTTTCCAAACCATCCAGTTGGGTTTTTTCTTTAACCATATCCAGTGCATTGTAAAAAATACCGTAAGCGGTTTCCTTTTTACCACTGTACATCATGTTGTTCACGAAGCGTGTTACCAAAATATCTTTATATTTCGGATCAGGTAACACTTGTCTTTTTTTGGCTTTCGTCTTTCTCATTATATATGCGAATTACTTATTATTAACTTTTTTATCCGGATTATTTAGCTGCCGGCGCTGCACCTTTTGCGCCAGCCTTAGGTTTCTTTGTTCCGTATTTTGAACGTCTTTGGTTACGACCTTCAACACCTGCGGTATCAAGCGCTCCACGAACAATATGATAACGTACTCCGGGAAGATCTTTTACCCTGCCGCCACGAATCAATACAATTGAGTGCTCCTGAAGATTGTGACCT
Proteins encoded in this region:
- the rpsG gene encoding 30S ribosomal protein S7, which encodes MRKTKAKKRQVLPDPKYKDILVTRFVNNMMYSGKKETAYGIFYNALDMVKEKTQLDGLETWKKALTNVTPSVEVRSRRVGGATFQIPTEIRPERRLSMAMKWLIDYSRKRNEKSMENKLAGEIISAAKEEGAAFKKKEDVHKMAEANKAFSHFRF